A stretch of DNA from Paenibacillus albus:
ACATGATCGTGGCAACAGCCGCAATAATGAACAGACTGCTGATGACTAACGTGAAATTAAACACTTGAAAGCCATAGATGATTAAGTAGCCTAAACCTTCTTTGGCGACGAGGAACTCACCTACGATAACCCCTACCCAAGCAAGGCCGACATTGACCTTTAACGTGGAAATGATAGCAGGGAAGGAAGCGGGAAGGATGACTTTCAAGAAGGACTGCGTTCTCGTTGCACCGAAGATGCGAACGACCAACACATAGTTCGGATCGACTTCCTTGAAGGCGGTATAGATGACCAAGGTCGTGATAATGACCGTAATGGATAGAATGGTTGCGATAATCGAGAGGATGCCGGAGCCGAGCGCGACGATAAACAGCGGTCCAAGCGCCACCTTCGGCAGCGAATTAAGGACGACGAGATACGGATCGAGCACTTTAGCGAGGAAGGGGCTCCACCAGATCAGAGTGGCGAGAATAAGTCCGCACAGCGTCCCTAGCACGAAGCCTGCAATGGTCTCCGCAACAGTTACGCCGATATGGGGAAGAAGCGACCCGTCGATCGCTTTGTCATACAACAAACGGAAGATTTTGCTCGGATAACTGAATAAGAACACGTCGATCCATTTGAGGCGTCCCGCGCATTCCCATAAGCCAAGGAAGAGAACGAGCAGCAAAATACGTGAAATAAGTACGTAGAGCTTCTCCTTGCCCCGTGCTTTCTTATAAGCGTGATAGAGCTGCGCAGGATCTGTTGTAGCTCGCTGCGGTTCTTGATTCGAAGTTTTCATAGCGGCTGTCTGCTCCTCTCCATCTGTTCAAAGGCCTGCCACACAAGGCGAAAATACGGCTGGAAGCCGTCTTGCTCGCGCGCCTGAGTCGGCAGCATCTCGGCGAGGCTTGAAGGAATGTCTACTTCCTTGTAGACGGTCCCCGGATTAGGAGCCAGAATGATGACCCGGTCGCTCATCGCAATCGCTTCCGCGATGTCGTGGGTCACAAGCAGCGAAGTTTTGCGATGCTTTCTCAGCGTCTCGTAGATCAAATTCTCCAGCTGCAGCTTCGTCTGAAAATCAAGCGCGGAGAAGGGTTCATCCAGGAAAAGCACATCCGGCTCCGTCGCAAGCGTGCGCACAAGGGCAACCCGCTGCCGCATCCCGCCAGATAGCTCCCTCGGATAGCTGCCCGCATGAGCGCTTAAGCCCATCTCATCGAGCAGATGGAGAGCATATTCGCGCTTCTCTGCCGTCTTCTGTCCCATCAGCTCGAGTCCAATCATAATGTTCTCGCGAATGCTCCGCCATGGAAACAGATAATCCTGCTGCAGCATGTAGCCGACTCTCGGCGTTGGCCCTGTCACCGGCTGCCCGAATAGCCGCACGCTGCCTTCTGATGGAGCGATCAGACCTGCGATGATGGACAGAAGGGTCGTCTTCCCGCAGCCGCTCGGACCGACGAGCGAGACGAACTCGCCTGTTTTCACGCTGAGCTGAATCTGCTCCAGAGCAAGCTTAGCGCCATGCTCATTCACATAAATATGCGACACTTGATTGACTTCTACTGCACTTGTCATGCCTGTCACTCCTTCTAATGAGGAAAGAAGCCGCACGTGAAGCTCGCTTGCGGCTTTGTATTTTCCTCATGAAGCTGCTTTATTTGACTTCTTTTATTGCTTTCTCAGCATACGAATTATCGACGAGCTTGTTGTAATCGACAGGCTGTTTCAGCTCGCCGGCTTGCGTCATGATGTCTTGCAGGTTCGCCCATTCCTTGCTGTCAATAATCGGATCAGTCGCGAAGGAGCCTTGATCTTTATAACGCTTTACGACGTTGCGAATAAGGTCAATGTTTGTATCCGGGAAGAATGGCGCAACGGCATCGGCAATCTCATTGACACTGTGCTCTTCCACCCATTGCTGGCCTCTGTACACCGCATTCGTAAACTTTTGAACCGCGTCAGCATTCTTCTTCATATAGCTGCTTTTCGTCATGTAGGCTGTATAAGGCAGGTGACCGCTCTCGGTGCCGAAGGAAGCGACGACATAGCCTTTACCTTGCTGCTCAAGCATCGTGGCAGATGGCTCGAACAATTGTACGAACTGCTCATCGCCGGATGTAAACGCCGGAACGATATTCGCAAATTCGACGTTCTGAATAAGATTCAGATCATTATGCGGATCAATGCCATGCTTCTTCAGTACGAACTCTCCCGCCATCTGAGGCATCCCGCCTTTGCGCTGGCCAAGGAACTTGGAGCCCTTCAGCATATCCCAAGTGAAGTTGTCGATCGGTGTGCGCGAGATGAGGAACGTGCCGTCTGTTTGCGTCAGTTGGGCGAAGTTGATGACCGGGTCATCGGAGCCTTGAATGGAGACGTAGATTGATGTTTCTGAACCGACAAGCGCTACATCGATGTTGCCGCTGAGCAGTGCCGTCATTGTTTTGTCGCCACCCGGCGTCGTCGTCAGCTCGACATCAAGCCCTTCATCCTTAAAGAACCCATTTGTAATGGCTGCATATTGGGGTGCATAGAAGATAGAGCGAGTCACTTCGCCGATGCGAATCTTCGTTGCCTCAGTCTTCTTTCCACTGCAGCCGGCCAGCAGCAGCGTGAGCATAACTGCGATGCTGGTCAGCACGATAAACGCTTTTTTCAATCTGATCCCTCCAGGCAATAGCTATCTATGTAGTTTCATGCTATGCATGCGCCCAGAAAGGGTGAGGCGAATTTCCCATAAAGATGGAAAATAGTGAGAATTAATGCTCGTAAGCGCTGCCGAAACGGTTTATAGTAAAGGGGTATAATCCATTATTGGCAGGAGGGAATCGAAGTTGAACCAATCGTGTTTGAACTATGCACTCACAGCTGAGGAACGAAAGACATTCGAAGAGACAGGTTATCTCATTATTGAAGACGCCCTTTCACCGGAACAGATCAACGAACTGACAACAGAGTTTGATCGCATCTACGAACGTAAGCTGAGTGAAGGACACGATCCGAGGACGGCTTTATTCTATCCGAACTTCATTCCTGATCATGAATCGTTCTTATCGCTCGTAGATTATGAGAAAGTATTGCCGAAGGTATGGGGCATCCTCGGATGGAACATCTACTTGTACCACGCGCATATGATATCAACGCCGCCATCGGGTCAGCTTAAAAATGACGGCACCTTCGGCTGGCATCAAGACAGCGGCAGAGTGAACCGTGAGATCGAGACCCATCCGCGCCCGAGGCTGTCGCTCAAGGTCGCATATTTCCTATCTGACGTCTCCGAGCCGGATCGCGGCAACTTCTGGGTCGTGCCGGGAAGCCATCTGCGCGATGAAATCGACATTCCCGTTGATCGTCATGGACAGCCCGAAGGGGCGATTCCGGTATGTGTAAAGCCCGGGTCAGCCGTATTCTTCGATCGGCGGCTATGGCATGCAGGTACTCCGAACTGGTCGACAGAGCTGACGCGTAAAGTGTTATTCTATGGTTACGGGTACCGCTGGCTCCGTACGAAGGATGATATGACCGTCTCTCA
This window harbors:
- a CDS encoding ABC transporter permease; its protein translation is MKTSNQEPQRATTDPAQLYHAYKKARGKEKLYVLISRILLLVLFLGLWECAGRLKWIDVFLFSYPSKIFRLLYDKAIDGSLLPHIGVTVAETIAGFVLGTLCGLILATLIWWSPFLAKVLDPYLVVLNSLPKVALGPLFIVALGSGILSIIATILSITVIITTLVIYTAFKEVDPNYVLVVRIFGATRTQSFLKVILPASFPAIISTLKVNVGLAWVGVIVGEFLVAKEGLGYLIIYGFQVFNFTLVISSLFIIAAVATIMYQIVAYIEARIVKKR
- a CDS encoding ABC transporter ATP-binding protein; its protein translation is MTSAVEVNQVSHIYVNEHGAKLALEQIQLSVKTGEFVSLVGPSGCGKTTLLSIIAGLIAPSEGSVRLFGQPVTGPTPRVGYMLQQDYLFPWRSIRENIMIGLELMGQKTAEKREYALHLLDEMGLSAHAGSYPRELSGGMRQRVALVRTLATEPDVLFLDEPFSALDFQTKLQLENLIYETLRKHRKTSLLVTHDIAEAIAMSDRVIILAPNPGTVYKEVDIPSSLAEMLPTQAREQDGFQPYFRLVWQAFEQMERSRQPL
- a CDS encoding ABC transporter substrate-binding protein encodes the protein MLTLLLAGCSGKKTEATKIRIGEVTRSIFYAPQYAAITNGFFKDEGLDVELTTTPGGDKTMTALLSGNIDVALVGSETSIYVSIQGSDDPVINFAQLTQTDGTFLISRTPIDNFTWDMLKGSKFLGQRKGGMPQMAGEFVLKKHGIDPHNDLNLIQNVEFANIVPAFTSGDEQFVQLFEPSATMLEQQGKGYVVASFGTESGHLPYTAYMTKSSYMKKNADAVQKFTNAVYRGQQWVEEHSVNEIADAVAPFFPDTNIDLIRNVVKRYKDQGSFATDPIIDSKEWANLQDIMTQAGELKQPVDYNKLVDNSYAEKAIKEVK
- a CDS encoding phytanoyl-CoA dioxygenase family protein, with translation MNQSCLNYALTAEERKTFEETGYLIIEDALSPEQINELTTEFDRIYERKLSEGHDPRTALFYPNFIPDHESFLSLVDYEKVLPKVWGILGWNIYLYHAHMISTPPSGQLKNDGTFGWHQDSGRVNREIETHPRPRLSLKVAYFLSDVSEPDRGNFWVVPGSHLRDEIDIPVDRHGQPEGAIPVCVKPGSAVFFDRRLWHAGTPNWSTELTRKVLFYGYGYRWLRTKDDMTVSHLWEQSDPIRRQLLGAGVNCNGYYTPTDEDVPLRTWLKEHQPELV